Below is a window of Dromiciops gliroides isolate mDroGli1 chromosome 5, mDroGli1.pri, whole genome shotgun sequence DNA.
GTACAAGACTCAAAAGAGACTTCCCATATGTCCTATTCCTTTAAGGAGTCTACAATCTCATTGGAGACAAGAACATAGACTTACCTAAATAATTAACAATATAAGAAAGAACATTGTAAGTGCCAACTAAATGGAAAAGGCAATAAGTCCTATAGGAATTCCCAGGAAggagaaataactgaaaactAGGGAAGTCAGGAAAGTTTTCATAGAGAAGATGGGACTTAGAGCTTGTCCTTGAAGGAAATGTAGAACTTAGATAagttgaaagaagagagaagggcatGCCAGGCAGAGGGAACAACTAGAGGCAGGTCACCATGCTCAAGGAACACATCTTGACCACTATATTAGGGAATAATTTGTGGAGGGAGAGGTAAAGTTGAAGAGGTTGAGAGGGACCAAattatggagggccttgaatgctaaGCTAAGcagtttgaattttattctatAGGCAATGGAAAGCCATCAGAGCTTTAACTGGCATGGAATGTAAAGGTCTTTATCCCTGTATGACAACATCCAGTGGGTCTTGCTACTTCCTGAGATCAAAGTTCTTCCCCTTCACCCTCCCCATCCCACAAATTGCCTTGAAGTCCTCAGCTGTCCCATGTTGCTGCTGCCAACCCCAGGGCACCAGTAGCACTGTCCTGTTACCATGGCTCACCTTTCCCTAGGCCCACCTTCCCTCCCAACTTCTGCTAGGCTATGCCAGACTCTCTGAGAAACAGGATTCCCCTTCTCCTTGCACAACTATTACCATGACTAGCTTGTCTTCTGCACCATTTCCTACCCCTTCCCTGTGACTGTTTTTGCcccagggtaaaaaaaaaggctatttttGTCAGTGGAGGCCATTAACTTTTGGAAGCTATCTGACCCACCAATCATAAAGAGGATACTATGAAAACAACAACTCATCATCAAATGTTGCAGTATGCCTGGTAGGCATAAGGATCATGGTGTAGACTATGGCTAATTCACAAAGTGTATTGTTATATAGCAATTTCTGGATTTTTTGTACACTGCTTGTTCTTCCTTTTTACTTTTGATTAACTGGAAAAAAGAGAATGTGCCTCCCCCAGGGAAATTCATGGTGACTAGTGGAATTGGTAACTTGGAGAAAGAAACAAGGACCTTCTGGAAAAGAAGACAAGGAATCaagagggtttttcttttttttttccttcttcttgtaCTAGAAAAATGGTATAGAAAGACCAGAGAATTCTATGGAAAAGCTCTGGCATGGCCCAACAATGAGGACTATGATCTATGCTATAGAACCATGGGGAAATTGGAAGGAAGGAGTAATATACATCCTTTTTACTTATAGTGTGCTGATTAAAAAgtttcaagagacatagtttctgggaaatttaatcattttattaataagtccagcatgttattaataaaaacatAGGCATCTGGCTATCTCTCTTAGACTAATGACAATCATGGCAgcaggctcacagtttatataataTTCCAAGAGTAGGTGTTCAATGAGAGTTTGAGAGTGACATCATGTAGAAAATATCTCTTTACTCAGGCCACCCTCAGTTTTGgtctatctagacaaaaggatctgtctccacccaaggttgagtagaacacaatgggcttccccaccttagattaaattgcTTCTATAGTTGGGTAGGGTCTGACCAAGATTTAGGAGAGTTcattcaatctcattatcaggaatttccttcaagagactgaactttttaaaatcaggaatatGGAAAAAGAGAAGGCTGAATCTTcccaatatattgattattaagaATTTCTCTCAATAGATACATAGATTAGAGATAATGATGAACATGAAGATgcagctaaggggcagctaggtgacacagtggatagagcaccagccctggagtcaggagtacctgagttcaaatccggcctcagacacttgacacttactagctgtgtgaccctgggcaagtcacttaacccccattgtctcactaaaaaaaaaaaagatgcagctAAGCATGGATGCAGGTATATTTACAGGTATAAGTAGAAATAGAGGTACAGGTATGCATATAttacagagagaaggaaagggaaagagagagagggacagggagagagagagagagacatctCTAGAACAAATGGTAATGCATTCTAagaattctgtttttcttcttaccaaatgataataataataataataaataatgtaatACCTTACGCtgcatgatggaaaatgaatATTTGCTCTCTAGGCAATGACAGTTTTAATGTGTATATTTCTCTGAGTATCCTGGGTTGGGACTGTGAGCTAGGAGAGTAAGAAAAATATCCAAAATATAACTGGGGTCTTTATGTTAGTGAATTGTCTCTGCTACAAAGGTGACAGTCATCACCATCATCAGCATGCTCAAAATATGGTGccataaagacaaaagaaagccTCTGACTTCTAGTTGCTTGTAActcaaaaggaatagaaaattttCCACGTGTAAGGTAAGGGCCCTGCCTATAGTGAATCATTGGGCTGGCTCCCTACAAATTTAGACTAGCCTGTTAGAGTACATATTTACAACTTTACTACAATGAGGATTGTCTAGAATATAaatactgagggcagctaggtggcacagtggataaagcaatggccctggattcagaaggatctgagttcaaatccagcatcagacacttgacgtttactagctgtgtgaccctgggcaagtcacttaaccatcattgcccccccccacaaaaaatagaatatagataCCACCACTAAAATGAGAGCTGTTTGAAATAAATTCATGcaaatatagatatgtgtatatgcatatacacatatgtatatatatgtatatacatatatatgtatgaatatgtgtatatatatttacctatgtatcatctatctgttttatatatatatggaaaataaCTACGCAAAGATATCTTTCCCTTCaaatacattttattcatttttatcatcacTGCTCTCTTTATCTTCATCATATTCAGTGTTAACGAAAAGACAAAACATAAGCCATACTCTGCAAACCAGATTTAGAGGCAGGGAAACTGTGtctaaatcaatcaacaagcatttatttattaagtaccagctatgtgccaggtactataatAAGCTCTGATATAGACCAATATGATAAATAGACATAGATAGAGGTGAAAGACTATTTCCATGTTATATAAGCCAGGTGTGTAGAATAGATGTGCACTTAGCAGAGCACGGAGTTTCTCTTCAGTTGTCCAAGGACCATCCCTGCTCTTGGTTCAGGCCTCTCCTCCAAGCCTCTCaagggctttttcttttttctttcttttcacattACAACCCTTCTTGActattccccttttcttctgCTCCAGACCTACCACTAACTGAATAACTCTGTTACTTTGAGCAGGTCATTTAGCCCTGAAGGGCCACATTTCCCCAGTTGATAATACTAAATGATGGCTGGGTTCCTCTTAGGTCtatggttttatttcttttttactacTTCAAATATTTGGATTCATTCACCCCATACAGATAAGCTAAGATTTACCAATATCTCCTAGGTCATAAATGAGCAGTTtttcagaaaaggagaaaggtgttgaaaaaatggagaaaaagaaatttcctttctAGCTCCATCTCCTATTTGTCCAaaactttttcctcttctataaagatTCTTTGTTCCCATGAAAGGAAAGAACCATCTTTTCAATACTAACACATTACCAGTGTTATTATATGACAATGGAACACCATTGCCTCTGAAGAactaaaaatgggtataatactgGGCAATAGAAAAGTACATAGTGAATATGAGCAAACTTCAACATAGAGCCAATGAGGAAGTGCAAAGAAGAACTGGAGTAAAGGATGTTATCAAGAAACTGCATGTCTGGAAGAGAAGAGAGGCTGGTCCTGTGTGTTGCAGACATAGCTCTAAAGCCAGTATCCTCTTGGTGCAAGTTCAATCTCAGGACAAAATGAGGCACTcacaagtcactgaacattttAGAAAGGAACACAGCAAGAATATACAACATGAATATGAGCTTCTCTGGACATGGTCCTCTTCTTCTCCATCTGGAAACTTCGTCTGGTCAGCAAGTCATGTGGGTGTGGAGACTCACATAGTCACAGGCACCCAGATAGTCTGGGAGGCTCTGATTCTACTGGAATGGGGACTTTTCATGCTCCAGACCAGAAAGCTATGTCAAGGAAACTAGGACTGATCAGGTTTCCAAGAGGAAGAGGCAAGTCCTAGAAAGTGAGCCAGACAGATacttcttcaagtcccagatatTGGTTACATTGAACTCAAGTTATTTATGTCTCTGATCCTGTCAAACCAAGGAAATGTGAGGAGGAATTTCCTACCCCAAGCTGGGTATCAAAGTGTTTCCCAGACAGCTTTAGGAGGAAGATGCCATCTGTACTAGCAGGGTACcatgtttcttctctttctctccctcttcatattCTCAAGGCTGGTCCACAACAATGGGTGAGGTCCTTCTACCTTCTCATTCCTGAAGTTTTTTCCTGTCAGAGAGGGAGCTACAGGAAGATAGAACCAGGGTAGGACATTGATAAAATAATTGACATAGGTGGTTAGACTGTCTGGAATGATGTTATTATGCTTAACCTGAACAAGGATGGtttcaattcttttcttcatatttttttcaacaGCTATGCAGAACAGTGGGTCGAGTGTTGTACCTGCAtgcaggaaaacccgagttcaaatccagcctcacacacccattatctgtgtgaccctggccaagtcacttcacctctacctgcatcagtttcctcttctgaaaaatagggatgatgataacagcacccatctcctagggttattgtgaggataaacaAAGAtgaatttgtaaagcactctgcaagtTTTAAGGTATCTATAGATGGTagcagttcttggcacataatagaggcttaataaatgtttagtgattgaAAGCATTGTTTTAAGTGACagaggattgttttgtttttattggggGTGATGGAGCAAGAAGAGTGAAGATTAGCACCTGCTCAGTATCCTATAATCTCAAAGAACTGTCTCAGGCCCTGAGAGTTTAAGTCGTCCTAACAAAGAGGCTGGGTCCTTATCTGCTCTGCAATTTTTTTAGGGGTGCAAAGACACAAACTTGTGCTTTCAAGGAAAGTTGTACTGGGTTTTtcataggaatgagtgttgtattttgtcaaactctttctctgcctctattgagataatcatatgatttgggttagttttcttattgatgtggttgattatgttgatagttttcctaatgttgaatgagccttgcattcttggtataaatctcacctggtcatggtgtattatcctggtgatcacttgctgtaatctccttgctaatattttatttaagatttttgcatcaatattccttagggaaattggtctataattttctgtaATCTTCTCTgaaagataatatggcagaaactagggatAGACCAATGTCTTATACATTAtatgaaaataaggtcaaaatgggtacaagatttaaaCATAAGgagtgataccatagataatttaggagaggaaggagtaatttacctctcagatctatggagaggaaaataatttatgtccatacaaaagatagagaatattatgaaatgcaagatggattaCTTTgtttacactaaattaaaaaggttttgtacaaacagaagcaatgtagccaaaattaaaagggaggcagaaagctgggaaacaacttttacagctagtatttctgataaaggccttgtttctaaaatatataaggaactaaatcaaatttataagaatgtaagtcattcattccccaattgagaaatggtcaaaggttataaacaggcagttttctgatgaagaaatcaaagctatctattgccatataaaaaatgctctaaatcactattgattcaagaaatgaaagttaaaacaactctgaggtaccacctgatgcctatcagattggctaatatgacaaaaaataataaatgttggagaacctgtggaaaaattggaacactaatgcattgttggtggagctgtgagttgattcaaccattctggagatcaatttggaattttgcccaaagggctataaagctctgcataccctttgacctagtggtaccactgctaggtctgtatcccaaagagttcatagaagagggaaaaggacccacatgtacaaaaatatttatagcagctctctttgtggtgccaaggaattggaaatcaagggaatgcccatcaattagggaatggctaaacaagttgtggtatatgaatataatggaatatgattgtgctgtaagaaacaatgagcagttCAGAGAACCCTGCtctcttacatgaactgatgatgagtgagatgagcatgACCAGGaaaatactgtacacagtaacagcaatattatgtgatgaacaatggtgatagacctGGCTcatctcagcagtgcaatgatccaaaacaatttcaaagaactcataatagaaaatgttctcaacatccagaaaaaaagaactctagattattaatgcagattgaaccatactgtttctactttggggctgtttttttttccttctttttttgagggttttcccttgtgctctgattcttctttcacaagataactaatgcagaaatatgtttaatgtcattgcacatatataacctatatcagattgctttccatcttggggaggagggagggaagggagagttggagaaaaacttggaactaaaaatgctgaaaacaaatgttgaaaactatccttatgtgtaactggaaaataataaaatacctttaatttttttttaagttttttactGGGAATAGAAGGCATGTTTCTAGCTGAGTTTTGAAAGGaatggaaaagcaaaagaaagtcaGGCCATGACTTAAAAAGCTTCTCTGGTATAATCATCTGAGATAAATCAAATGAGAAGAGTCTAGTGTCTGTCAATGGGGCAGGGTTGTAGTCAGCTGAAGCCCATGATGCCTTTCAGCTGTGTGTCATTTCAAACTATTtgggggtgcctgtctctgttctaggttttagggaacttagctggggtttctaatacttataaattagaggctatagtaacagtctttggcattaagcatttattaaagcatattaaatgtcaGTAAAGAGAGAGTACATGACTCTGAAAATTCAGAAGCTCTACGTTACCTAGGATAGAGCAGAGAAAAGGAACAGAGTATCTGATTGATCCAGAATCCCAGGCCGAAGATAGTGTAAGTTTCCTGTGGGCCAGGGAAGAGAGGTGGCCCTTAtacactgttcaaagctaattggctagcatcattcaaatctattggtttactgggtctgagggtggtccatattataatgagcagtacatgctgatgtcagagtccTCAGGACAGACCTTCTGAGGGAAAAAGTCTCCTCAGGTACTTGTGGTTTcactctattgtctctattcagagcCTGAGCTCTGACTCTACAGACCCTGGACTGGCTCTGAAAGTCCCTCAGAATCCTTATTTTTCTCACAATCCCctctttgcttgtttttgttaGTGAAGCAGTGTTGTTTCAAAGGGTTCTTAACATTGGGACTTAGATGATCAACAATGTGAGAGggaataaaaggagagaaaagaatttgaGCGACACATGGACAAAcactaaagggggcagtcccctataggaggtagatattacaaatagtgtatgcaatagaaaaaaaaaaggggggaaagaaaatgtccatttaagtctttggaagtcttatctcagatgattcttgaggTGTCATCTGGATGCTATTCTGGATTCTGGACATGGTCTCAGGTGTGGTTGTAgagaagtctctcaggtgttttcAGATGCTGATGCTCATCTCAACTGTTAAGTCTCCTCAGCtagaaagtttcctacaaaactgaTCTTCACACAACTTTAAACAAATTTATCAAATAGTGAGAGTTCTAAAAAAAACATatgtaaggaaattcagaatcttttagagattttataattacgtattgtccagttgttacatatgaaacatttataataaaaaaattaaaacatttttaatttaacattacTGTAATCCCCCCtttggagaataaattgagaagatgcaATATAAAAGCTGTCAgattaatttcagttataactTCTAACAAATGTGGATGTCTCCTTAAGGCATTTGCAAAAGAATCCACAAGTTATGCTGAtatacccttctttaatacagggctgaaacaattgtgatattaattaagaaaaggacttatatcctagtttcatcactttttgcatcatgtTCCTAATTATCCTCacaccattatgagaaattaaagaatcaaatataattggtaacagatgtcaaggccaaatccaacatggTGTCCATCATACCTGAGATATGATAACTTCTGAGATAATTATAGGAAAGTTATcacagaagaatgaaaaagtgaTGGGAGATGAGCATTTCCATACTTGAGCAATGTATACAGCcaatgcagtatgccaggcttaaaataggcagatgggatatacatccatgACACCCAACAAATTGGGGGagactgagtcaggcttaatcagatgtaTGGGATTGAGGCATCCATGGCATCTGGCAAATTGGAGGGGGAATCGAAGCCAGGCATAGAattagaatgagatgggtggggtAAAAGTATCCAGTCATGGAAATCACATGGCCAGGATTAACAAAATCCTGTGACAAAATTGTGGGGAAATGAAACCAAAGAAaccaacctcagctcttgccagTGGCCATTCTCTTGGCCTTTCCCAGGGCAGTGTACTGCCTGACCTTCATGTGTGTCTTTCCTTCTGTGACAGGTCAGTGCCTGCTCTTATATGTATTCCCCTCATGGATGGCTGGCATCTTGGCTGCTcaggatctgataactcagaataaaggcaattaatgtctcaaatggtaaattcccataatccaaggctcatatggatttaactactgaggataatgatgaaagcaaaaaatgtgaatctgTTTCATGACTCAGGGTATAATTgcaatatacaataattccaaataatactaCAAATATGTAATCACAATCACATAGAAAataaatgacaggggcagctcggtggcgcagtggataaagcaccggccctggattcaggagtacctgagttcaaatccggcctcagacacttgtgaccctgggcaagtcacttaacccccattgctccgcaaaaaaaaaaaagaaagaaagaaaaaaaaagacaaatgtaaaTGACTGAGTCTACAGAccctgggctggctctgaaagtcccccaaaatcattatttttctcaCAGCTGCACTGTGAGAGGCAATTGGAAGCCACTCTAGGTTTCTGAAGAGGGTAAGGATGGAATAGCAAGAAATTTTGTTTCTCTATCATTGAGGTTGACAAAGTGTTTTGCTCCTAGTAACTTCCTGAGGTAGGTAGAGAAAATACTATTATCTTCATTGCCTGTATATGGgtgtatgaatatatttatatgtgtatatgtgggggCATAAAAATTgcatattataaaatatacattacacacacacacacacacacacacaaacacacacacacaaacacacacacacacacacacacacacacacacacactagaccTTTTTCCCCTAGATGAAGACAGAAAGGCTTAGAgaactaagtgacttacccatagtcaATCTTGCCAGTAATTGAGGTATATATAACTATTCTTTTGAGGACAGACAGAGATGCCAGTAAAAAGAAATGCAACATCATGTGGGCATAAGTTGTTTAGAGCCCAGGACAGGGGCTATGTCTGTGGCTGTGGGTGTGAGtatgagaacaaaagacaaggaAAGGTAAAATCATAGTGAAGTAAACTGAATGCTGAACTTGTAATCAGTAAAAGCTGGATTCACATTctgcctcatacatttactagttgtttgaccctggaaaaatcCCTTGATCTCTCATAGCCTTAGtgccccatctgcaaaatgagaaagttggccTCCAAAATACCTCCCAattaactattatatattatgaAGGAACAGGTCTTAGGGATGAATGAACTAGGaagtgggggaaaagaaaatggagagtaTGAAAAGACAATACCAATGTGATTGTACAGCAAAAGTCACAAAGGAATCtgatgttttattaattttttgaaaattctttttaacttttttcaccatttacaagatttgatgcTATAGGTATAATGTTTATAtacttcctatatatactgtatatgataccATGGTActgtaaatttaaaagaaaaaaataaaagaattcttaaatatttgtgatttttggcccaccctgtatttgtAACActagtgcttaatacagtgccaaAATATAAGTACATGATTAAATATCTTTTTGGTTCCTTTTTGCCTTGCTTCATTTACTCCTTCCTTTCGCCCTTCCTTTCTAAGTCTTATGTATCTATGTCACAAATATAGTCTTATACATCTATGTCAGCAATATTGATAATGCTAAAGATGAGTCACTTCAGATCTGAATTCCCCCTATGAAGCCTGTGGTTCATGAAGCATCTTCTTCAGAGCCCTTCTCAGTTTTGAGCTGTTCAGGGTCAGAAAGGCAGGATGGATGGAAATGCCAGCATAGGTCACTGTCTCCTATACCCAATACTGAGAGCTGCAAACTGAAAGTAGTATCATTATGCTGATGATCAGAGGGAGAAGATATGATGTATAGaggataagaaagaagaaaagtgtcTTCAGGGTTGTAATGTAGACCTGCATACTTGAATCCAGAAAACCAGCATTATTTTGCTGCATGTTCCCCAAGTGTCTGCACAGAAAGGAAATGAGCAAGATGGTGGAGaccaggaaaaggaagaaaggaattaacaaaataattattctCTGAGGTAATAAGAAATGCCTCTGGAATGCATATATCCTATCATCCGAAGTGGTCTTTTCTGAATAATTCCCAGAGACTGGAAGTTGAAAAATCTGGTAGGTCTTTACAAAAAATGGGATGCATATCAAAATGGATATCAATAGGGAAGATAGCAGTAGACAGGGGCCCCATCTGGAAATCCTCCACTTCAGCCAGAGGAAGATTGGGTGAGTGAAGGAAGAAATTTTCACACAATAGAAAATGGCAAGCCAAATGGTGAACCAGAATGTGGTCATATTAATAAAATTCCAGAAAATATCTAAGTATCGAATTCTGTTAATTGGGGAGAAATATGTGTGGAAGTTGCTAAGAATTGCTGTCCAATGGAGAAAGAGGCAGGAGATGCCCAGGCTGGCCAGGATCATGTCACCAGGGGGCAGCTTCCAACATGTCACCCATTCCCTGCCCAGCACTATGATGATGAAACCATTTTCTATAATTGCTATCACAGACTCCAGGAGAATCAGGAtcatgaagaaaagaatgagtaGGCTGGGCATTCTTTCTCTACTGAGCATCTGCTGAGACTCAGCTACTCCAGGATACCTTACCCAGAAGGGATCCAATAGCAGGCCAGACTCTCCAAGGATTCAGCAGTTCTCTTTGCTTTATGCAGGACCCCAGATGGAGGAAAAGGTCAAGTAGCAGGATGACACTATATGTGCCTAATATAGATTAGAAAAGAATCCTGCCCCCTTTGTGGATGCAAATCTGACATAGATCAGTCACTGAACCCAGTCTCTATTTGTTTATCCTAGATTTGCCTGTCTCTTACCCAGAGCCAGAATCAAGGAAGTGTCTTGATATAGGCTACTGATCCTGGTAGCGTTTAAGCATCCCCCAAAATGCACACTTGTTCCCTGTCTATGCTGCTTCCATCAtctactgcccctccccccaaatattaAACACCCTCCTGTGTACAATGTATTGTTTTTGTCCATTTATGCACTGGATTTACAAATCTATTTTCCTTCAGTGACTAGCCCATGAGGTCCCACTTTGTAGGTCTCAAGTTGACATTGAACCACTAATAACATCTTTTTGAGTCCCACCATTTAACCTGTTCTGATTCTGCCTAATTGCACAACCATTCAGGCCACTTCTCACTATTTTTTCCATAAGAATAGCATTAATTAACACCTTGGCATTAATTGGTTCCTGATTTCAATGAGTAGCAAAGCCCTGGGGGAATGGAAAACAGGACAGGTGAGTTTCTATGAAGGGAAGAACAAAGAGATAGGGTAGGTttctcctcaggaaaaaaaaagtatccaatGAGGGTAAGTACAGGAATAGGAAAGGGGGATACTCTGGGAAGCTGGGATAGGTAAACATGTAGGTTTGGGGTAATtgaatgggagaagggggaggtgaGGTGCCATGGAATGCAGACACAGGATTCCCCTACTTCATTTTACCCAGGGCCAGCTCTGCCctataaggaaaatgagaagcaATGCAAGACAATGGAAAGCATCCTAATGTGAAATCAGAATGTCTGGGTTCAAAGCCTGGCTCTGCCAATAACAACACTTCTCAATACATCAGGACATTTTTTTCTCGCCTGtacaatgaggaggttggaccatctgatctctgaggtccttttctaATTTAAGTCAATGGTTCTGTCACATTAGGGTTCTATAATCATAGATCAGAGCAGCCAATTCAGGGAGTTGGAGAAGGAACAGAAGGACTAGGGGAAAGCCTGGTATAACAGGAGTAGTGAGAGGACATCAagagaacaaaggagaagaggCCCTGTCAGCACAAGCAGCCCACCCTATGTATGCCAATTACAAAGAACAATGATAAAGTGAActaaggagaaaagaaacaaatgggaATGCTTGTGTCTCTGCTCACAGATGGAGGTCCTGAAAGCTAAGCCAGGTTCTAGGCACATTGTGGGTCAGAATCCAGGCAAAGTCACATCTCATGAAATTACCAGTCAACCAGAGATTACATTCATCCAAAGCAAAAGACATTTCATTAGATAGCA
It encodes the following:
- the LOC122727765 gene encoding taste receptor type 2 member 134-like, with amino-acid sequence MPSLLILFFMILILLESVIAIIENGFIIIVLGREWVTCWKLPPGDMILASLGISCLFLHWTAILSNFHTYFSPINRIRYLDIFWNFINMTTFWFTIWLAIFYCVKISSFTHPIFLWLKWRISRWGPCLLLSSLLISILICIPFFVKTYQIFQLPVSGNYSEKTTSDDRIYAFQRHFLLPQRIIILLIPFFLFLVSTILLISFLCRHLGNMQQNNAGFLDSSMQVYITTLKTLFFFLILYTSYLLPLIISIMILLSVCSSQYWV